From one Leifsonia soli genomic stretch:
- a CDS encoding alpha,alpha-phosphotrehalase: MSDKWWQSAVVYQVYPRSFADSDGDGIGDLRGVIEHLDYLHELGVDVVWLSPIYASPHDDNGYDISDYRAIDPLFGTFDDFDELLAGLHDRGMKLVMDLVVNHTSDEHPWFVESASSTDNPKRDWYWWRPARDGARPGEQGAEPNNWGSFFSGPAWQLDPQTGEYYLHLFSRKQPDLNWENPEVRDAVYEMMNWWLDRGVDGFRMDVINFISKVTSLPDGVVPEGALYGDAYPYFAQGPRIHEFLHEMHERVFAGREDRYLTVGEMPGVDIEQARRFTDPRNGELDMVFQFEHVDLDHGPGGKWDHRPLTVLDLKRNLSLWQEGLADLGWNSLYWNNHDQPRVVSRFGDDGENRIPSAKALGTVLHLMRGTPYVYQGEELGMTNVPFASIDGFRDIESLNHYAEAVDILGASADEVLAALRRTSRDNARTPMQWTSGPHAGFTAGTPWIAVNPNATEINAEAEVRDPDSVFAHYRALIDLRHRSEVVATGDYALVLPEHPQVFAYTRGLGDRSLLVLANLSGEPAAFDAGQLPGWAVAGGGGAGIEPELANLGPATEALRGSLRPWEAVVYSRG, encoded by the coding sequence GTGAGCGACAAGTGGTGGCAGTCGGCGGTCGTCTATCAGGTCTATCCGCGCAGCTTCGCGGACAGCGACGGCGACGGGATCGGTGACCTGCGCGGGGTGATCGAGCACCTCGACTATCTGCACGAGCTCGGGGTCGACGTGGTCTGGCTGTCGCCGATCTACGCGTCCCCGCACGACGACAACGGCTACGACATCAGCGACTACCGCGCGATCGACCCGCTGTTCGGCACCTTCGACGACTTCGACGAGCTGCTCGCCGGCCTGCACGACCGCGGCATGAAGCTGGTCATGGACCTCGTCGTCAATCACACGTCGGACGAGCACCCGTGGTTCGTGGAGTCCGCGTCCTCCACCGACAACCCCAAGCGGGACTGGTACTGGTGGCGTCCTGCGCGCGACGGCGCTCGGCCGGGCGAGCAGGGCGCGGAGCCGAACAACTGGGGCTCCTTCTTCTCCGGGCCGGCCTGGCAGCTCGATCCGCAGACCGGCGAATACTATCTCCACCTGTTCTCGCGGAAGCAGCCGGACCTCAACTGGGAGAACCCGGAGGTCCGTGACGCGGTGTACGAGATGATGAACTGGTGGCTCGACCGCGGGGTCGACGGGTTCCGGATGGACGTCATCAACTTCATCTCGAAGGTCACCTCGCTGCCCGACGGCGTCGTCCCCGAGGGCGCGCTGTACGGCGACGCGTACCCGTACTTCGCCCAGGGGCCGCGCATCCACGAGTTCCTGCACGAGATGCACGAGCGGGTGTTCGCCGGCCGCGAGGACCGCTACCTGACGGTCGGCGAGATGCCCGGCGTCGACATCGAGCAGGCACGCCGCTTCACGGACCCCCGCAACGGCGAACTCGACATGGTGTTCCAGTTCGAGCACGTCGACCTGGATCACGGACCGGGCGGCAAGTGGGACCACCGTCCCCTCACGGTGCTCGACCTCAAGCGCAACCTCTCGCTGTGGCAGGAGGGGCTGGCCGACCTCGGCTGGAACAGCCTGTACTGGAACAACCACGACCAGCCCCGCGTGGTCAGCCGCTTCGGCGACGACGGCGAGAACCGCATCCCGTCGGCCAAGGCGCTCGGCACCGTGCTGCACCTGATGCGCGGCACCCCGTACGTCTACCAGGGCGAGGAGCTCGGGATGACGAACGTGCCGTTCGCCTCGATCGACGGCTTCCGCGACATCGAGTCGCTGAACCATTACGCCGAGGCGGTCGACATCCTCGGAGCGTCCGCCGACGAAGTGCTCGCGGCGCTGCGCCGGACCAGCCGCGACAACGCCCGCACGCCGATGCAGTGGACCTCCGGACCGCACGCGGGTTTCACGGCGGGCACACCGTGGATCGCGGTCAACCCCAACGCGACCGAGATCAACGCGGAGGCCGAGGTGCGCGATCCGGATTCGGTGTTCGCGCACTACCGCGCCCTGATCGACCTGCGCCATCGGTCGGAGGTCGTCGCGACCGGCGACTACGCGCTCGTGCTGCCGGAGCATCCCCAGGTCTTCGCCTACACGCGCGGGCTCGGCGACCGGTCGCTGCTGGTGCTGGCGAACCTCAGCGGCGAGCCGGCGGCGTTCGACGCCGGGCAGCTGCCCGGCTGGGCCGTCGCGGGAGGCGGGGGCGCCGGAATCGAACCGGAGCTCGCGAACCTGGGCCCCGCCACGGAGGCGTTGCGCGGATCGCTCCGGCCCTGGGAGGCGGTCGTCTACTCCCGCGGGTGA
- a CDS encoding TetR/AcrR family transcriptional regulator: MGRTSDPNRKPELLGRIMEHVATEPLSRMTFRSLASALGVSTYSFVYRFGSRQEMIDAILEEGVRQQTESLVGVDVTAFDRDQFRDWYKEAFRHSLRENNRTGLRLQFEAGALEPIDPDIGKRVTTSFTQWRDTVKAWLKKQGIETRRAGVLATWLVDSAAGLHFGYLMTGDRTGTVQAFDLFLDAFLREAFDA, from the coding sequence GTGGGACGCACATCAGATCCGAACCGCAAACCGGAACTGCTCGGCCGCATCATGGAGCACGTGGCGACGGAGCCGCTCTCCCGCATGACCTTCCGCAGCCTGGCCAGCGCCCTCGGCGTGAGCACCTACTCGTTCGTCTATCGCTTCGGCTCCCGGCAGGAGATGATCGACGCCATCCTCGAAGAGGGCGTCCGTCAGCAGACCGAGTCGCTGGTCGGCGTCGACGTCACGGCGTTCGACCGCGACCAGTTCCGCGACTGGTACAAGGAGGCCTTCCGTCACTCCCTGCGCGAGAACAACCGCACCGGTCTGCGGCTGCAGTTCGAGGCGGGAGCCCTCGAGCCGATCGACCCCGACATCGGCAAGCGCGTGACCACGTCCTTCACGCAGTGGCGCGACACCGTGAAGGCCTGGCTCAAGAAGCAGGGCATCGAGACCCGCCGCGCCGGCGTCCTCGCCACCTGGCTGGTCGACTCGGCGGCCGGGCTGCACTTCGGCTACCTGATGACCGGTGACCGCACCGGGACGGTGCAGGCCTTCGACCTCTTCCTCGACGCCTTCCTCCGCGAGGCGTTCGACGCCTGA
- a CDS encoding amino acid ABC transporter ATP-binding protein, which produces MTATDARPMVSLRAVDKHFGDLHVLQNIDLDVAEREVVVVIGPSGSGKSTLCRSINRLETIDSGEIRVDGELLPEEGAPLATLRAEVGMVFQSFNLFAHRTILDNVTLAPLKVRKLGKDAARAQAMELLDRVGIADKADSHPAQLSGGQQQRAAIARALAMQPKVMLFDEPTSALDPEMVGEVLDVMTSLAKEGMTMIVVTHEMGFARRAADRVVFMDRGQIVEQAPPAQFFDSPATERAKSFLASVLSH; this is translated from the coding sequence ATGACAGCAACGGACGCACGGCCGATGGTGAGCCTGCGCGCGGTCGACAAGCACTTCGGCGACCTCCACGTGCTGCAGAACATCGACCTCGATGTCGCCGAGCGCGAGGTGGTCGTGGTGATCGGGCCGTCCGGCTCCGGCAAGTCGACGCTGTGCCGTTCGATCAACCGTCTGGAGACCATCGACTCGGGCGAGATCCGCGTCGACGGCGAACTGCTGCCGGAAGAGGGAGCCCCGCTCGCCACGCTCCGCGCCGAGGTCGGGATGGTGTTCCAGTCGTTCAACCTGTTCGCCCACCGGACGATTCTCGACAACGTCACCCTCGCTCCGCTCAAGGTGCGCAAACTCGGCAAGGACGCCGCACGCGCCCAGGCGATGGAGCTGCTCGACCGGGTGGGGATCGCCGACAAGGCGGACAGCCACCCGGCTCAGCTCTCCGGCGGCCAGCAGCAGCGCGCGGCCATCGCCCGCGCTCTCGCCATGCAGCCGAAGGTCATGCTCTTCGACGAGCCGACCAGCGCCCTCGACCCCGAGATGGTCGGCGAGGTGCTCGACGTGATGACCTCGCTGGCGAAGGAGGGCATGACGATGATCGTCGTCACCCACGAGATGGGCTTCGCCCGCCGCGCCGCCGACCGCGTGGTCTTCATGGACCGCGGCCAGATCGTGGAGCAGGCCCCACCCGCACAGTTCTTCGACTCCCCCGCCACCGAGCGGGCGAAGTCGTTCCTGGCCTCCGTGCTCTCGCACTAG
- a CDS encoding SRPBCC family protein, whose amino-acid sequence MGGTTREATMGNYVARAEIDVAAPRRAVWKVLTTNGARPEILFGAEVVSDWRLGSTIVWRGEWQGKAFEDHGRVIELEDREEPWRVVLTHFSPLSGLPDVPENYHTLRFELDEIPGGTRVTLDQDNNPTREAAEHAQANWAQMLEGVKTVAERASR is encoded by the coding sequence ATGGGCGGCACGACCCGGGAGGCGACGATGGGCAACTATGTGGCGCGTGCGGAGATCGACGTGGCCGCACCGCGGCGTGCGGTGTGGAAGGTGCTGACGACGAACGGCGCACGACCGGAGATCCTGTTCGGTGCCGAGGTGGTCTCCGACTGGCGTCTGGGGTCGACGATCGTCTGGCGTGGTGAGTGGCAGGGGAAGGCGTTCGAGGATCACGGGCGCGTGATCGAGCTGGAGGACCGCGAGGAGCCGTGGCGGGTGGTGCTGACGCATTTCAGCCCGTTGAGCGGCCTGCCGGATGTGCCGGAGAACTACCACACCCTTCGGTTCGAGCTGGATGAGATCCCCGGCGGGACGCGCGTGACGCTGGACCAGGACAACAACCCGACGCGGGAGGCGGCCGAGCATGCGCAGGCGAACTGGGCGCAGATGCTCGAGGGCGTGAAGACGGTGGCGGAGCGCGCGTCGCGCTAG
- a CDS encoding Gfo/Idh/MocA family protein: MTEAVAVVGTGRMGRAHAAAWAANGVPVRWAVSPRRRAELPDAPDARWATRLDEALDDPAVTIVSVCTPTPSHADLAIRALDAGRHVLLEKPIALTLEDAERVEAAAARSTGTVMVAHVVRFFPGYAALAERVAAGSVGRPRVVRASRISSAPVGYDWLEDDSRSGGMLVDFAIHDFDQAAAYLGRAVAVTSVALAGTGFGVPAATTIEYEGGGVAQVLSASDLPEGQPFRTAFEVVGDAGVDAAEPDAGDAFAAQTRYFLDCVTAGAPTTRAPVSSAVEALRVALAARESAVTGRRIPLPG; this comes from the coding sequence ATGACCGAGGCCGTCGCCGTCGTCGGCACCGGCCGGATGGGCCGGGCGCACGCGGCGGCATGGGCGGCCAACGGCGTCCCGGTGCGGTGGGCGGTCTCCCCGCGTCGGCGGGCCGAACTTCCCGATGCGCCGGACGCCCGCTGGGCCACCCGGCTGGACGAGGCGCTCGACGACCCCGCCGTCACCATCGTCTCGGTCTGCACCCCGACCCCGTCGCACGCCGACCTGGCGATCCGGGCACTGGACGCAGGGCGTCACGTGCTGCTGGAGAAGCCCATCGCGCTGACCCTCGAAGACGCCGAGCGTGTGGAGGCGGCCGCCGCGCGATCCACCGGGACGGTCATGGTGGCGCACGTCGTGCGGTTCTTCCCCGGCTACGCGGCGCTCGCGGAGCGCGTCGCGGCCGGGTCCGTCGGCCGTCCGCGGGTGGTGCGCGCGTCGCGGATCTCGTCGGCCCCGGTCGGGTACGACTGGCTGGAGGACGATTCCCGGTCCGGCGGGATGCTCGTCGACTTCGCCATCCACGATTTCGATCAGGCAGCCGCATACCTGGGGCGTGCCGTCGCCGTGACCAGCGTCGCTCTTGCCGGCACGGGCTTCGGCGTCCCCGCCGCGACGACGATCGAGTACGAGGGCGGAGGGGTCGCGCAGGTGCTCAGCGCGTCCGACCTCCCCGAGGGCCAGCCCTTCCGCACGGCGTTCGAGGTGGTCGGCGACGCGGGGGTGGATGCGGCGGAGCCGGACGCCGGCGACGCATTCGCCGCGCAGACCCGCTACTTCCTCGACTGCGTGACCGCGGGCGCGCCGACCACCCGGGCGCCCGTCTCCTCGGCGGTCGAAGCGCTCCGCGTGGCCCTGGCCGCCCGCGAGTCCGCGGTCACGGGCCGACGCATCCCGCTGCCCGGGTAG
- a CDS encoding ROK family transcriptional regulator — protein MTSTIEGTPVQAGPGTPGGILDLVRSGRSRSRADLARSTGLSPSTVSQRVDALIAAGYLREAGAGVSHGGRRPRALEVDASTGVVCAADLGSHHATFGLIDLSGRVLASRTEQMDISIGPAAVLRWIADVGAELTDAHAVPGQTLRGFGIGLPGPVDSTTGRMVSPSRMPGWNGVDVAAELSAITGLPAAADNDANLMALGEYDTLGGDVGELVFVKAGSSIGCGIVAFGGIYHGHHGMAGDISHVTVPGAPAVLCSCGRIGCLDAVAGGAAIVQALRSSGVEISDTREVLALARDAHPRATQELREAGLRTGGVLATIMNFFNPQRLVLGGILGEAEAFVAGVRSAIYSDCLPMITDQLDMAVSAAKEQAGIRGAGRLILDSVFDPARVDLVVR, from the coding sequence ATGACGAGCACGATCGAGGGGACGCCGGTCCAGGCCGGCCCGGGAACGCCGGGCGGCATCCTCGACCTGGTCCGCTCCGGCCGGTCCCGCTCGCGCGCCGACCTCGCGCGCAGCACCGGCCTGTCGCCGTCGACGGTGTCGCAGCGCGTCGACGCCCTCATCGCCGCCGGCTACCTCCGCGAGGCGGGCGCCGGCGTCTCACACGGAGGGCGCCGCCCGCGTGCCCTCGAGGTGGATGCGTCCACCGGCGTCGTCTGCGCCGCGGACCTCGGCTCCCACCACGCCACGTTCGGGCTCATCGACCTGAGCGGACGTGTGCTCGCCTCCCGCACCGAGCAGATGGACATCTCCATCGGCCCCGCCGCCGTCCTCCGCTGGATCGCCGACGTCGGCGCCGAGCTCACGGACGCGCACGCCGTTCCCGGCCAGACCCTGCGCGGGTTCGGCATCGGCCTGCCCGGCCCCGTCGACTCCACCACCGGCCGCATGGTGTCGCCCTCGCGCATGCCCGGCTGGAACGGTGTGGATGTGGCGGCCGAGCTCTCCGCGATCACCGGTCTCCCCGCCGCCGCGGACAACGACGCCAACCTGATGGCGCTCGGCGAGTACGACACCCTGGGCGGCGACGTCGGCGAGCTCGTCTTCGTCAAGGCGGGGTCGAGCATCGGCTGCGGCATCGTCGCCTTCGGCGGCATCTACCACGGCCACCACGGCATGGCGGGCGACATCAGCCACGTCACCGTGCCCGGCGCTCCGGCGGTGCTCTGCTCGTGCGGCCGGATCGGCTGTCTGGATGCGGTGGCCGGCGGCGCCGCGATCGTGCAGGCGCTGCGCTCCTCCGGGGTCGAGATCTCCGACACCCGCGAGGTGCTGGCACTGGCCCGCGACGCGCATCCGCGGGCGACCCAGGAGCTGCGCGAGGCGGGTCTCCGCACCGGCGGCGTGCTCGCGACCATCATGAACTTCTTCAACCCGCAGCGCCTGGTGCTCGGCGGCATCCTCGGCGAGGCCGAGGCGTTCGTCGCCGGGGTCCGCTCCGCGATCTACTCCGACTGCCTCCCGATGATCACGGACCAGCTCGACATGGCGGTGAGCGCGGCCAAAGAGCAGGCGGGCATCCGGGGCGCGGGGCGCCTGATCCTGGACTCCGTGTTCGACCCGGCGCGCGTCGACCTCGTCGTGCGATGA